The Cervus canadensis isolate Bull #8, Minnesota chromosome 29, ASM1932006v1, whole genome shotgun sequence genome includes a window with the following:
- the SPATA19 gene encoding spermatogenesis-associated protein 19, mitochondrial encodes MIITTWIVYILARKGAGLPFPPKVSSDVEVVESEAVSVVEHWLKKTEEEASQDIKEKMSTNFPPMQGQDVHVTRDVVKHHLSKSGLLANQSQEVLEERTRIQFIRWSHTRIFQVPSEARNEAMRDRIEQVRRSICHLSDEISQELHNRNSYSDC; translated from the exons ATGATAATCACAACATGGATTGTGTACATCCTCGCTCGGAAAGGTGCCGGGCTCCCCTTCCCACCCAAAGTCAGCTCG GACGTGGAAGTCGTGGAGAGCGAGGCTGTGTCTGTAGTAGAGCACTGGTTGAAAAAG ACTGAAGAAGAGGCTTCCCAGGACATAAAGGAGAAGATGTCCACCAACTTCCCTCCCATGCAAGGCCAAGATGTACATGTGACCAGAGATGTG GTGAAGCACCACCTCTCAAAGTCTGGTTTGTTAGCAAACCAGAGTCAAGAGGTCCTGGAGGAGAGAACAAGAATCCAGTTCATAAGATGGAG CCATACCCGTATCTTCCAAGTGCCAAGCGAGGCAAGAAACGAAGCCATGAGAGATCGGATAGAGCAGGTGAGACGAAG CATATGCCATCTTTCAGATGAGATCTCTCAGGAGCTTCACAACAGAAATTCCTACTCCGATTGCTGA